A DNA window from Setaria viridis chromosome 2, Setaria_viridis_v4.0, whole genome shotgun sequence contains the following coding sequences:
- the LOC117842603 gene encoding WAT1-related protein At5g64700: protein MGNGKVYATVVLIRLIYAGMHILTKASFNEGMSTTVFVFYRHAVAAIFLLPFAFLEIRKRPAPPLNFKLTAKIFAHAFYGMAGTINLYCIGLKYASATSSSAIFNIVPVVAFILAVMFRMETLKLRSVHGIAKASGILLCVGGVIVLALYEGPELKSMNHHQLLKHHKSAAAAHAHSKEEWALGIFLMTTSIVIWSFWTVKQGPLLLEYPSKLLNTTLQCVFASIQSFVIALVLERDFSRWKLAGAVSLASVLFTGIVVAAISYYLQIWVIEKKGPVFLSMSMPLSLVFTMAIASFLLGEDVSLGSIIGSVLLVAGLYNVLWGKSREEKQAAGGRDSGGGGVDGDVERNAAAVQPADGETEEKEEGDVDAAAAKV from the exons ATGGGCAACGGCAAGGTGTACGCCACGGTGGTGCTCATCCGGCTCATCTATGCCGGCATGCACATCCTCACCAAGGCGTCCTTCAACGAGGGCATGAGCACCACGGTCTTCGTCTTCTACcggcacgccgtcgccgccatctTTTTGTTGCCTTTCGCCTTCCTTGAAATCAG GAAGCGACCGGCGCCACCTCTGAACTTCAAACTCACTGCCAAGATCTTCGCGCACGCCTTCTACGG GATGGCAGGAACGATCAACTTGTACTGCATTGGCCTGAAGTATGCTTCAGCGACCTCCTCATCGGCCATCTTCAACATCGTGCCGGTGGTCGCCTTCATCTTGGCCGTCATGTTCAG GATGGAGACCCTGAAGCTTAGGAGCGTCCATGGCATAGCCAAGGCCTCTGGGATCCTCCTCTGCGTCGGCGGCGTCATCGTGCTGGCGCTGTACGAGGGCCCCGAGCTCAAGTCCATGAACCACCACCAGCTCCTCAAGCACCAcaagagcgccgccgccgcgcacgcgcatTCCAAGGAGGAGTGGGCGCTGGGCATCTTTCTCATGACAACGTCCATCGTGATATGGTCTTTCTGGACAGTGAAGCAG GGACCCTTGCTGCTGGAGTACCCTTCCAAGCTCCTGAACACGACGCTGCAGTGCGTGTTCGCGAGCATCCAGTCGTTCGTCATCGCCCTTGTCCTCGAGAGGGACTTCTCGCGGTggaagctcgccggcgccgtcagCCTCGCCTCGGTGCTCTTCACG GGTATCGTCGTGGCGGCGATCTCGTACTACCTGCAGATCTGGGTGATCGAGAAGAAGGGCCCCGTGTTCCTGTCCATGTCGATGCCGCTGAGCCTCGTCTTCACCATGGCAATCGCCTCGTTCCTGCTGGGCGAGGACGTCAGCCTGGGGAG CATTATCGGcagcgtcctcctcgtcgccggcctctACAACGTCCTGTGGGGCAAGAGCAGGGAGGAGAAGCaagcggcgggagggagggacagcggcggcggcggcgtcgacggggACGTGGAGAGGAATGCGGCGGCCGTGCAACCGGCGGA
- the LOC117843089 gene encoding WAT1-related protein At5g64700, whose translation MLAKMGGSAKAYAAVVLIRLMYSGMHVMSKVALDQGMNPLVFVFYRHTTAALVLIPTAFVLERRKAKPVTFKIGWKMFIHALYGVTACGVLFNLGLNYASATSSSALYNVQPVVTFILAVIFGMETLKLTRFHGKVKFAGILCCIAGVTVLAFYEGPMFRSFNHHHLFQNGGSSPAGAAETRSKKQWVLGIFLMTLSNVLAGLWTVLQGPLIEDTSKLMNTTLQISCASVQAFLVAVATERDFSKWKLGWNVGLAAIIYSGVIVTALSYYMQMWTIAKRGPVFLAMSMPLTFVFTIVISSFIIGDAVSLGSIFAGVLLVGGLYNVFWGKSIEERDDLTKISAAGGSKPGLELPQQQNSKADEEAPQVPDDDDGAEAKV comes from the exons ATGCTTGCCAAGATGGGTGGCAGCGCCAAGGCCTACGCTGCCGTCGTCCTCATCAGGCTCATGTACTCCGGCATGCATGTCATGAGCAAGGTGGCCTTGGATCAGGGCATGAACCCACTGGTGTTCGTGTTCTACCGGCACACCACGGCCGCGCTGGTGCTCATCCCTACTGCCTTCGTTCTCGAGAG GCGAAAAGCTAAGCCGGTGACGTTCAAGATTGGGTGGAAGATGTTCATACACGCCCTATACGG GGTGACAGCATGTGGTGTCTTATTTAACCTTGGCCTCAACTACGCTTCTGCTACATCGTCGTCAGCACTATACAACGTCCAGCCGGTGGTCACATTCATCCTAGCCGTTATATTCGG GATGGAGACTCTGAAACTGACGAGGTTCCACGGCAAAGTGAAATTCGCGGGCATCCTCTGCTGCATCGCCGGCGTCACCGTGCTGGCCTTCTACGAGGGGCCAATGTTCAGATCCttcaaccaccaccacctcttTCAGAACGGCGGCAGCAGCCCCGCTGGAGCTGCAGAGACGCGCTCCAAGAAGCAATGGGTCCTGGGGATTTTTCTCATGACACTGTCCAACGTTCTAGCAGGCCTGTGGACGGTGCTCCAG GGGCCACTGATAGAGGACACCTCCAAGCTGATGAACACGACGCTCCAGATCTCGTGCGCGTCGGTCCAAGCCTTCCTCGTGGCCGTTGCAACCGAGAGGGACTTCTCCAAGTGGAAGCTGGGATGGAACGTTGGCCTCGCCGCGATAATCTACAGC GGCGTGATCGTGACGGCGCTGTCGTACTACATGCAGATGTGGACGATCGCCAAGAGGGGGCCGGTGTTCCTGGCCATGTCGAtgccgctcaccttcgtgttcACCATCGTCATATCCTCCTTCATCATCGGGGACGCCGTCAGCCTAGGAAG CATCTTTGCCGGGGTACTGCTGGTGGGAGGCCTGTACAACGTGTTCTGGGGGAAGAGCATCGAGGAGCGCGacgacctgaccaagatcagcgccgccggcggcagcaaACCCGGGCTGGAGCTGCCGCAGCAGCAGAACAGCAAGGCGGATGAGGAGGCGCCCCAAGTGCCGGATGACGACGATGGTGCAGAAGCAAAGGTCTGA
- the LOC117846285 gene encoding rab GTPase-activating protein 22 yields the protein MLKWGLSSGTPADSYYEVRSDCTDDVPKSKFKIKAGKTLSARKWQAAFSADGCLDIASVLRRIQTGGVHPTVRGEVWEFLLGCFDPRSTFDEREEIRQIRRLQYARWKEDCREMDSHVGSGKIITAPLITEDGRAIKDPLVLLEATSDKNTSEGTPATRRNEIEVDESAERITDKQIIEWKLTLHQIGLDVLRTDRTMVFYENKENLSKLWDILAVYAWIDKDVGYCQGMSDLCSPMIVLLKDEADAFWCFEKLMRRLRGNFKCTDQSVGVANQLQHLASIIQVLDPKLHDHLETLGGGDYLFAFRMFMVLFRREVSFGDSLYLWEMMWALEYDPDIFFAACEEAGAVHKNKVSKSKLRGLRHFGKWDKDKDKENTKNGSDDGEDGPVPISVFMVASVLKEKREKLLQEARGLDDLIRILNDVNGNLDAKKACAGALKLHKKYLKKVQAKKP from the exons ATGCTGAAGTGGGGGCTCAGCAGCGGCACGCCCGCGGATTCCTACTACGAGGTCCGGTCGGATTGCACGGACGATGTGCCCAAGAGCAAGTTCAAGATCAag GCTGGCAAAACGTTAAGTGCCCGGAAATGGCAGGCTGCATTTAGTGCTGATGGCTGTCTTGATATTGCCTCAGTCCTAAGACGGATACAAACAGGA GGTGTGCATCCAACAGTCAGGGGGGAGGTTTGGGAATTCTTACTTGGCTGTTTCGATCCCAGAAGTACCTTCGATGAGAGGGAAGAGATCAGGCAAATACGCAG GTTACAGTATGCCAGATGGAAGGAAGACTGTCGAGAGATGGATTCTCATGTTGGTAGTGGTAAAATTATCACAGCACCACTTATCACCGAGGATGGCAGAGCTATTAAGGATCCTCTGGTTTTACTTGAGGCTACTTCTGACAAGAACACTTCAGAAGGTACTCCGGCTACCAGAAGAAATGAAATTGAAGTAGATGAATCCGCAGAACGCATTACAGATAAGCAAATTATTGAGTGGAAGCTGACACTACATCAAATTG GGCTTGATGTGCTACGCACTGATCGCACCATGGTGTTCTATGAGAACAAAGAAAACCTTTCCAAGTTGTGGGATATTCTAGCCGTGTATGCATGGATTGACAAAGATGTTGGTTACTGTCAAG GAATGAGTGATTTATGCTCACCAATGATAGTGCTACTCAAGGATGAAGCAGATGCATTTTGGTGCTTTGAGAAATTGATGCGTAGATTG CGAGGAAATTTCAAATGCACAGATCAATCTGTGGGAGTTGCCAACCAACTTCAACACCTTGCGTCTATTATTCAGGTTCTTGACCCAAAGCTACATGACCATTTAG AAACTCTCGGTGGAGGTGACTACCTTTTCGCGTTCCGTATGTTCATGGTACTATTTCGGCGTGAAGTATCATTTGGAGACTCCTTATACCTCTGGGAG ATGATGTGGGCTCTGGAATACGACCCAGATATATTCTTCGCAGCATGTGAAGAAGCAGGCGCAGTACATAAAAATAAAGTTTCTAAATCCAAACTGAGAGGACTGCGCCATTTTGGCAAGTGGGATAAGGATAAAGATAAGGAAAATACAAAGAATGGGTCTGATGATGGTGAAGATGGTCCTGTTCCAATTTCAGTTTTCATGGTTGCAAGTGTTCtgaaggaaaagagagaaaagctgTTACAAGAAGCTAGAGGACTGGATGATCTTATCAGG aTATTGAATGATGTAAATGGGAATTTAGATGCCAAGAAAGCCTGCGCAGGAGCATTGAAACTTCACAAGAAATATTTGAAAAAG GTCCAAGCAAAGAAACCTTAA
- the LOC117846184 gene encoding COBRA-like protein 10: MVMAAPKPLRRRWALLAVTLLAVVTAAVAQDYNDGGGDDEEDEKKKPQYKAQESCNGVFLSYTFMERTKEYPHLKNATAQPYAFKATATVLNTMAEDLKAWQMFVGFQHKEILVSVGGAVLLDGSDLPANVSGGVTFAGYPMADLLNSIDTAGETSLIESKIEITGTQFGVKPPGKPMPKTIKLTNPAGFRCPAPNHKDGVMYVCCVKDRKFKAKKANSTRYVARQKGDLTFAYDVLQSNANSYMAQVTIDNWSPISRLDNWNLTWEWKRGEFIYSMKGAYTLLKEGPACVYSPAAGYYKDLDFTPVFNCEKRPVIVDLPPEREKDKDVGNVPFCCKNGTLLPPTMDPSKSRAMFQMQVFKMPPDLNRTALYPPQGWKISGKLNPQYTCGQPIRVSPQEFPDPTGLLSSTPAVASWQVACNITRPKRRASKCCVSFSAFYNDSVVPCNTCACGCGNDTATCDPDARAMLLPPEALLIPFENRTAKARAWAKIKHWRVPNPMPCADSCGLSINWHVINNYKSGWSVRMTIFNWQDYTFKDWFAAVTMGDHYSGYENVYSFNGTRMDAPFNNTIFMQGVPGLAYLEPITDGKTPADPRVPGKQQSVISFKRKDAPNINIAKGEGFPKRVYFDGEECALPDRIPKVSSARRRAGTVSLGQVAMAAALVMLVALVDSWRL, encoded by the coding sequence ATGGTCATGGCAGCGCCGAAgccgctccggcggcggtgggcgctcCTGGCGGTGACGCTGCTCGCCGTGGTTaccgccgccgtggcgcagGACTATaacgacggaggcggcgacgacgaggaggacgagaagAAGAAGCCGCAGTACAAGGCGCAGGAGTCGTGCAACGGCGTGTTCCTGTCGTACACGTTCATGGAGCGCACCAAGGAGTACCCGCACCTGAAGAACGCGACGGCGCAGCCGTACGCGTTcaaggcgacggcgacggtgctCAACACCATGGCCGAGGACCTCAAGGCGTGGCAGATGTTCGTGGGGTTCCAGCACAAGGAGATCCTCGTGTccgtcggcggcgccgtgcTCCTCGACGGCTCCGACCTCCCCGCCAACGTCTCCGGCGGCGTCACCTTCGCGGGGTACCCCATGGCCGACCTCCTCAACTCCATCGACACCGCCGGCGAGACGTCGCTGATCGAGAGCAAGATCGAGATCACGGGCACCCAGTTCGGCGTGAAGCCCCCCGGCAAGCCCATGCCCAAGACCATCAAGCTCACCAACCCGGCCGGCTTCCGGTGCCCGGCGCCCAACCACAAAGACGGCGTGATGTACGTGTGCTGCGTCAAGGACCGCAAGTTCAAGGCGAAGAAGGCCAACAGCACGCGGTACGTGGCGCGGCAGAAGGGCGACCTCACCTTCGCCTACGACGTGCTGCAGTCGAACGCCAACAGCTACATGGCGCAGGTGACCATCGACAACTGGAGCCCCATCAGCCGGCTGGACAACTGGAACCTCACCTGGGAGTGGAAGCGCGGCGAGTTCATCTACAGCATGAAGGGCGCCTACACGCTCCTCAAGGAAGGCCCCGCCTGCGTctacagccccgccgccggctactaCAAGGACCTCGACTTCACCCCCGTCTTCAACTGCGAGAAGCGCCCCGTCATCGTGGACCTGCCGCCGGAGCGGGAGAAGGACAAGGACGTCGGCAACGTCCCCTTCTGCTGCAAGAACGGCACCCTCCTGCCGCCGACCATGGACCCGTCCAAGTCCCGGGCCATGTTCCAGATGCAGGTGTTCAAGATGCCCCCCGACCTGAACCGCACGGCGCTGTACCCGCCGCAGGGGTGGAAGATCTCCGGGAAGCTCAACCCGCAGTACACGTGCGGGCAGCCCATCCGGGTGAGCCCCCAGGAGTTCCCGGACCCGACGGGGCTCCTGTCCTCCACCCCAGCCGTCGCGTCGTGGCAGGTGGCCTGCAACATCACGCGCCCCAAGCGCCGGGCATCCAAGTGCTGCGTCTCCTTCTCCGCCTTCTACAACGACTCGGTGGTGCCCTGCAACACCTGCGCCTGCGGCTGCGGCAACGACACGGCGACGTGCGACCCGGACGCGCGCGCCATGCTGCTCCCGCCCGAGGCGCTGCTCATCCCGTTCGAGAACCGGACGGCCAAGGCCAGGGCATGGGCCAAGATCAAGCACTGGCGGGTGCCCAACCCGATGCCCTGCGCCGACAGCTGCGGCCTCAGCATCAACTGGCACGTCATCAACAACTACAAGTCCGGCTGGTCGGTGCGCATGACCATCTTCAACTGGCAGGACTACACGTTCAAGGACTGGTTCGCCGCCGTCACCATGGGCGACCACTACAGCGGATACGAGAACGTCTACTCCTTCAACGGCACCAGGATGGACGCGCCCTTCAACAACACCATCTTCATGCAGGGCGTGCCGGGGCTCGCTTACCTCGAGCCCATCACCGACGGCAAGACGCCGGCGGACCCCAGGGTGCCAGGGAAGCAGCAGTCCGTCATCTCCTTCAAGAGGAAGGACGCGCCAAACATCAACATCGCCAAGGGGGAAGGGTTCCCCAAGAGGGTCTACTTCGACGGCGAGGAGTGCGCGCTCCCCGACAGGATACCCAAGGTGTCCAGCGCGCGCCGGCGGGCTGGGACGGTGAGCCTCGGCCAggtcgccatggcggcggcgctggtgatGCTTGTGGCGCTTGTGGATTCCTGGCGCCTATGA
- the LOC117845953 gene encoding protein ACCELERATED CELL DEATH 6 isoform X2 yields the protein MASPEPAEASPPSTPTTTASPCPTPRPLPAAAALPTMGPALLRAARSGDERRLVKALLADPAAPDLESAATAGGNTLLHVAAAGGHADLASLLLRRAPRLLAARNAALDTPLHLAARAGAHKVVALLVASSSSLRALARATNRRGETALHDAVRGSHEAAARALAAADPGLVGLCGGAGESPFYMAAAAGSQGMVRLLLRTYRNAEAEEEEVPVLASSTGPGGRTVMHAAVLTSYEMTQELLQWNPALVKEVDESGSTPLHYIASVGNISTMKLLLRHDTSPAYMSDSNGLCPVHIAAKMGYGQLIYELCRFCPDCDELLDSRGRNFLHIAIENKKWKVVWRFSGTAELVRMANVMDSEGNTPLHLAVKNADQMIVSLLMATKGVLPNIVNNQGLTALDLAVLATDKGISYTLVIILRCLAWTGAVLSPRRLDHFIDEFGIGKTSGNELKKFTNIAQNLIVGSVLVSTVTFAAVFTLPGGYISDGHPHAGAPILSHRYTFKAFVMANTLAFVGSTLSTIWLTYAGSEHVHPLLRAIYMFLSVISMEQATRSMVIGFALGAYVVLSPVSERIAIVVCMSTFMTLLLRNPSSWQLWFLFMPIKRRLGWKGAFKTHLPQETRSRLTIGVGSNFACLFLRRMLGTIFTYSFIFLLALL from the exons ATGGcctcgccggagccggcggaggcctcgccgccgtccacgcCTACCACCACCGCGTCCCCCTGCCCGACCCCGCGcccgctgcctgctgctgccgcgCTGCCGACCATGGGCCCCGCGCTGCTCCGCGCGGCGCGCAGCGGCGACGAGCGCCGGCTCGTCAAGGCGCTCCTGGCGGACCCTGCCGCCCCGGACCTCGAGTCGGCCGCCACGGCGGGGGGGAACACGCTCCTCCACGTTGCGGCCGCGGGCGGGCACGCGGACCTCGcgtcgctcctcctccgccgcgccccgcgcctcctcgccgcgcgcaACGCCGCGCTCGACACCCCGCTCCACCTCGCGGCGCGCGCCGGGGCGCACAAGGTCGTCGCGCTCctcgtcgcctcctcctcctccctgcgcgCACTGGCCCGGGCCACGAACAGGCGCGGGGAGACGGCGCTGCACGACGCCGTGCGGGGCAGCCacgaggccgccgcgcgcgcgctcgccgccgcggaccCGGGGCTCGTGGGGctgtgcggcggcgccggggagtcGCCGTTctacatggcggcggcggccgggtcccAGGGGATGGTGCGCTTGCTCTTGAGGACATATAGGaatgcggaggcggaggaggaggaggtgcccgTACTGGCTTCGAGCACGGGTCCGGGAGGCCGCACGGTGATGCACGCCGCCGTGCTAACGAGCTACG AAATGACACAGGAATTGCTGCAGTGGAACCCAGCTCTTGTGAAAGAAGTTGATGAGTCAGGCAGTACTCCTCTCCACTACATTGCGTCTGTTGGAAATATTTCCACAATGAAGCTCTTATTGCGCCATGACACTTCTCCAGCATATATGTCAGATTCCAATGGTTTATGTCCCGTACATATTGCTGCTAAAATGGGATATGGTCAACTCATCTATGAACTCTGTAGATTCTGCCCAGATTGTGACGAATTGCTTGACAGCAGAGGAAGAAATTTCCTACATATTGCTATTGAGAATAAGAAATGGAAAGTTGTTTGGCGTTTCTCTGGTACTGCAGAGCTTGTAAGAATGGCAAATGTCATGGATTCTGAAGGCAACACGCCCCTGCATCTTGCTGTAAAGAATGCAGACCAGATGATAGTGAGTCTTCTAATGGCAACAAAAGGTGTACTGCCAAATATAGTGAACAACCAGGGCCTCACTGCCTTAGATCTTGCAGTACTGGCAACTGACAAAGGCATAAGTTATACACTG GTCATCATTCTCCGCTGTTTGGCATGGACTGGAGCTGTTCTTAGTCCTCGTCGCCTTGATCATTTCATAGATGAATTTGGCATTGGGAAAACTTCTGGGAACGAGCTAAAGAAATTTACCAACATTGCACAGAATTTAATTGTTGGCTCCGTGCTTGTCTCAACAGTCACATTTGCAGCAGTTTTCACTCTGCCCGGTGGCTACATATCGGATGGACATCCACATGCCGGCGCACCAATTTTGTCACACAGATATACCTTCAAGGCATTCGTGATGGCAAACACTCTTGCATTTGTTGGCTCCACGCTGTCCACCATTTGGCTCACGTATGCAGGGTCAGAACATGTCCATCCGCTGCTTCGTGCAATCTACATGTTCCTCTCTGTAATTTCGATGGAGCAGGCGACGAGAAGTATGGTTATAGGATTCGCATTGGGTGCCTATGTTGTTTTGAGCCCGGTCAGCGAGCGGATCGCCATTGTGGTCTGCATGTCTACCTTCATGACCTTATTGCTTCGCAACCCATCTAGTTGGCAGCTATGGTTCTTGTTCATGCCGATAAAGCGGCGATTGGGTTGGAAAGGAGCGTTTAAGACCCACTTGCCACAGGAAACGAGGAGCCGTCTTACAATTGGTGTTGGCTCCAATTTTGCCTGTCTATTCCTGCGGAGGATGCTTG
- the LOC117845953 gene encoding protein ACCELERATED CELL DEATH 6 isoform X1, protein MASPEPAEASPPSTPTTTASPCPTPRPLPAAAALPTMGPALLRAARSGDERRLVKALLADPAAPDLESAATAGGNTLLHVAAAGGHADLASLLLRRAPRLLAARNAALDTPLHLAARAGAHKVVALLVASSSSLRALARATNRRGETALHDAVRGSHEAAARALAAADPGLVGLCGGAGESPFYMAAAAGSQGMVRLLLRTYRNAEAEEEEVPVLASSTGPGGRTVMHAAVLTSYEMTQELLQWNPALVKEVDESGSTPLHYIASVGNISTMKLLLRHDTSPAYMSDSNGLCPVHIAAKMGYGQLIYELCRFCPDCDELLDSRGRNFLHIAIENKKWKVVWRFSGTAELVRMANVMDSEGNTPLHLAVKNADQMIVSLLMATKGVLPNIVNNQGLTALDLAVLATDKGISYTLNPQVIILRCLAWTGAVLSPRRLDHFIDEFGIGKTSGNELKKFTNIAQNLIVGSVLVSTVTFAAVFTLPGGYISDGHPHAGAPILSHRYTFKAFVMANTLAFVGSTLSTIWLTYAGSEHVHPLLRAIYMFLSVISMEQATRSMVIGFALGAYVVLSPVSERIAIVVCMSTFMTLLLRNPSSWQLWFLFMPIKRRLGWKGAFKTHLPQETRSRLTIGVGSNFACLFLRRMLGTIFTYSFIFLLALL, encoded by the exons ATGGcctcgccggagccggcggaggcctcgccgccgtccacgcCTACCACCACCGCGTCCCCCTGCCCGACCCCGCGcccgctgcctgctgctgccgcgCTGCCGACCATGGGCCCCGCGCTGCTCCGCGCGGCGCGCAGCGGCGACGAGCGCCGGCTCGTCAAGGCGCTCCTGGCGGACCCTGCCGCCCCGGACCTCGAGTCGGCCGCCACGGCGGGGGGGAACACGCTCCTCCACGTTGCGGCCGCGGGCGGGCACGCGGACCTCGcgtcgctcctcctccgccgcgccccgcgcctcctcgccgcgcgcaACGCCGCGCTCGACACCCCGCTCCACCTCGCGGCGCGCGCCGGGGCGCACAAGGTCGTCGCGCTCctcgtcgcctcctcctcctccctgcgcgCACTGGCCCGGGCCACGAACAGGCGCGGGGAGACGGCGCTGCACGACGCCGTGCGGGGCAGCCacgaggccgccgcgcgcgcgctcgccgccgcggaccCGGGGCTCGTGGGGctgtgcggcggcgccggggagtcGCCGTTctacatggcggcggcggccgggtcccAGGGGATGGTGCGCTTGCTCTTGAGGACATATAGGaatgcggaggcggaggaggaggaggtgcccgTACTGGCTTCGAGCACGGGTCCGGGAGGCCGCACGGTGATGCACGCCGCCGTGCTAACGAGCTACG AAATGACACAGGAATTGCTGCAGTGGAACCCAGCTCTTGTGAAAGAAGTTGATGAGTCAGGCAGTACTCCTCTCCACTACATTGCGTCTGTTGGAAATATTTCCACAATGAAGCTCTTATTGCGCCATGACACTTCTCCAGCATATATGTCAGATTCCAATGGTTTATGTCCCGTACATATTGCTGCTAAAATGGGATATGGTCAACTCATCTATGAACTCTGTAGATTCTGCCCAGATTGTGACGAATTGCTTGACAGCAGAGGAAGAAATTTCCTACATATTGCTATTGAGAATAAGAAATGGAAAGTTGTTTGGCGTTTCTCTGGTACTGCAGAGCTTGTAAGAATGGCAAATGTCATGGATTCTGAAGGCAACACGCCCCTGCATCTTGCTGTAAAGAATGCAGACCAGATGATAGTGAGTCTTCTAATGGCAACAAAAGGTGTACTGCCAAATATAGTGAACAACCAGGGCCTCACTGCCTTAGATCTTGCAGTACTGGCAACTGACAAAGGCATAAGTTATACACTG AATCCACAGGTCATCATTCTCCGCTGTTTGGCATGGACTGGAGCTGTTCTTAGTCCTCGTCGCCTTGATCATTTCATAGATGAATTTGGCATTGGGAAAACTTCTGGGAACGAGCTAAAGAAATTTACCAACATTGCACAGAATTTAATTGTTGGCTCCGTGCTTGTCTCAACAGTCACATTTGCAGCAGTTTTCACTCTGCCCGGTGGCTACATATCGGATGGACATCCACATGCCGGCGCACCAATTTTGTCACACAGATATACCTTCAAGGCATTCGTGATGGCAAACACTCTTGCATTTGTTGGCTCCACGCTGTCCACCATTTGGCTCACGTATGCAGGGTCAGAACATGTCCATCCGCTGCTTCGTGCAATCTACATGTTCCTCTCTGTAATTTCGATGGAGCAGGCGACGAGAAGTATGGTTATAGGATTCGCATTGGGTGCCTATGTTGTTTTGAGCCCGGTCAGCGAGCGGATCGCCATTGTGGTCTGCATGTCTACCTTCATGACCTTATTGCTTCGCAACCCATCTAGTTGGCAGCTATGGTTCTTGTTCATGCCGATAAAGCGGCGATTGGGTTGGAAAGGAGCGTTTAAGACCCACTTGCCACAGGAAACGAGGAGCCGTCTTACAATTGGTGTTGGCTCCAATTTTGCCTGTCTATTCCTGCGGAGGATGCTTG